The following coding sequences lie in one Halorarum halophilum genomic window:
- a CDS encoding DUF5518 domain-containing protein: MSRRALPTSPLTPTWTYALVGGLASMPLTVGQYWLSGMGSDFSTGMILFGGLIAGYLAERNSTGAVHAGIGAGVVGGVPGYVWILPALVEFGTSFATAWSSPVAGAILMGFAGVVVIGIAALPGFLGGIVGAWLARNVERRRAVPGSA; this comes from the coding sequence ATGTCTCGACGTGCCCTCCCCACTTCCCCTCTCACCCCGACGTGGACGTACGCGCTCGTCGGTGGCCTCGCCTCGATGCCGCTCACGGTCGGCCAGTACTGGCTGTCCGGCATGGGATCGGACTTCTCGACAGGTATGATCCTCTTCGGGGGCCTCATCGCCGGCTATCTCGCCGAGCGGAACTCGACGGGAGCCGTGCACGCGGGAATCGGTGCTGGCGTGGTCGGTGGGGTGCCGGGATACGTCTGGATTCTCCCCGCGCTGGTGGAGTTCGGAACGTCGTTCGCGACTGCGTGGTCGTCGCCTGTCGCCGGAGCCATCCTGATGGGATTCGCCGGTGTAGTGGTCATCGGTATCGCCGCGCTGCCGGGGTTCCTCGGCGGCATCGTCGGCGCCTGGCTGGCCAGGAACGTCGAGAGACGGCGAGCGGTTCCCGGGAGTGCCTGA